In Populus trichocarpa isolate Nisqually-1 chromosome 12, P.trichocarpa_v4.1, whole genome shotgun sequence, a genomic segment contains:
- the LOC7483434 gene encoding NAP1-related protein 2 isoform X1: MVADNKGKKLKVAEKGEEDNNQIDEELILTIEKLQEIQDDLEKINEEASDKVLEVEQKYNEIRKPVYDKRNEIIKSIPDFWLTAFLSHPALGILLSEEDQKIFKFLSSLEVEDSKDVKSGYSITFNFEPNPYFEETKLIKSFAFHDEGTTEITATPISWKEGMGLPNGVSHENKGNKRLLADESFFSWFSNTQPKGMIDDMQDEVAEIIKEDLWPNPLSYFNIVIDLFDPDEEDFDGDEADEGDKDGDDSEEEDDGQEEDDDDEEEDDDTGK; the protein is encoded by the exons ATGGTGGCAGACAACAAGGGTAAGAAGTTGAAGGTAGCGGAGAAAGGCGAGGAGGACAATAACCAAATCGATGAAGAACTCATTCTCACTATCGAGAAGCTCCAGGAGATCCAAGACGATCTCGAAAAG ATTAATGAAGAGGCAAGTGATAAGGTCTTGGAAGTAGAGCAAAAGTATAATGAGATACGCAAGCCAGTGTATGATAAGCGGAATGAGATCATCAAGTCGATACCTGACTTCTGGTTGACTGCG TTTTTAAGCCATCCTGCTCTAGGTATTCTTCTGAGTGAAGAGGATCAAAAG atattcaaatttttaagTTCGTTGGAAGTGGAGGATTCAAAAGATGTTAAATCTGGTTATTCAATAACATTT AACTTTGAACCCAACCCTTACTTTGAAGAGACAAAGCTTATAAAATCTTTTGCCTTCCATGATGAAGGAACAACAGAGATTACTGCCACACCAATCAGCTGGAAAGAGGGCATG GGTCTTCCAAATGGAGTTAGTCATGAAAATAAAGGGAACAAGAGGCTTTTGGCTGATGAAAG CTTCTTTAGCTGGTTTAGTAACACTCAGCCAAAAGGCATGATTGATGACATGCAGGATGAG GTTGCAGAGATCATTAAGGAGGATTTATGGCCCAATCCACTCTCATATTTTAACATTgtaattgatttattt GATCCTGATGAAGAGGACTTTGATGGGGATGAAGCCGATGAAGGG GACAAAGATGGTGATGACTCTGAAGAGGAGGATGATGGGCAAGAGGAAGATGacgatgatgaagaagaagatgatgacacAGGCAAATGA
- the LOC7483434 gene encoding NAP1-related protein 2 isoform X2: MVADNKGKKLKVAEKGEEDNNQIDEELILTIEKLQEIQDDLEKINEEASDKVLEVEQKYNEIRKPVYDKRNEIIKSIPDFWLTAFLSHPALGILLSEEDQKIFKFLSSLEVEDSKDVKSGYSITFNFEPNPYFEETKLIKSFAFHDEGTTEITATPISWKEGMGLPNGVSHENKGNKRLLADESFFSWFSNTQPKGMIDDMQDEVAEIIKEDLWPNPLSYFNIDPDEEDFDGDEADEGDKDGDDSEEEDDGQEEDDDDEEEDDDTGK, from the exons ATGGTGGCAGACAACAAGGGTAAGAAGTTGAAGGTAGCGGAGAAAGGCGAGGAGGACAATAACCAAATCGATGAAGAACTCATTCTCACTATCGAGAAGCTCCAGGAGATCCAAGACGATCTCGAAAAG ATTAATGAAGAGGCAAGTGATAAGGTCTTGGAAGTAGAGCAAAAGTATAATGAGATACGCAAGCCAGTGTATGATAAGCGGAATGAGATCATCAAGTCGATACCTGACTTCTGGTTGACTGCG TTTTTAAGCCATCCTGCTCTAGGTATTCTTCTGAGTGAAGAGGATCAAAAG atattcaaatttttaagTTCGTTGGAAGTGGAGGATTCAAAAGATGTTAAATCTGGTTATTCAATAACATTT AACTTTGAACCCAACCCTTACTTTGAAGAGACAAAGCTTATAAAATCTTTTGCCTTCCATGATGAAGGAACAACAGAGATTACTGCCACACCAATCAGCTGGAAAGAGGGCATG GGTCTTCCAAATGGAGTTAGTCATGAAAATAAAGGGAACAAGAGGCTTTTGGCTGATGAAAG CTTCTTTAGCTGGTTTAGTAACACTCAGCCAAAAGGCATGATTGATGACATGCAGGATGAG GTTGCAGAGATCATTAAGGAGGATTTATGGCCCAATCCACTCTCATATTTTAACATT GATCCTGATGAAGAGGACTTTGATGGGGATGAAGCCGATGAAGGG GACAAAGATGGTGATGACTCTGAAGAGGAGGATGATGGGCAAGAGGAAGATGacgatgatgaagaagaagatgatgacacAGGCAAATGA
- the LOC7483435 gene encoding flavonol synthase/flavanone 3-hydroxylase yields the protein MGESCIPTVDLSPCFREDDEDGMKKAKEIIGQACSEYGFFQVVNHGVPLGLMTRAIELSKTFFETLPNEEKLKCVPNSGAPLPAGYNRQPEQSPDKNEYLLMFPPASNLNVYPQNPPHFREVLEQIFAYFTKLGVLIESILSQCLGLPSNFLKEFNHDRSWDFMAGLHYFPATEAENNGITEHEDGNCITFVFQDEAGGLEVRRNGKWIPVIPTRGSLVVNVGDVIQVLSNNNFKSATHRVVRPKSKSRYSYAFFYNLHGDKWVEPLQQFTKDIGEAPKYRGFRYKEYQELRMRNKTHPPSTPEDVIRITHYALNTS from the exons ATGGGTGAGTCTTGCATTCCTACTGTCGATCTCTCACCTTGCTTCCGAGAAGATGATGAGGATGGCatgaagaaagccaaagaaaTTATCGGTCAAGCTTGTTCCGAGTATGGATTCTTCCAAGTGGTGAATCATGGTGTTCCGCTTGGTTTGATGACGCGAGCCATCGAGCTTTCCAAAACATTTTTCGAGACGTTGCCGAATGAGGAGAAGCTCAAATGTGTTCCTAATTCTGGTGCTCCCCTTCCGGCTGGTTATAACAGGCAACCAGAACAATCGCCAGACAAGAACGAGTATTTATTGATGTTTCCACCAGCCTCTAACTTGAATGTTTACCCACAAAACCCTCCTCATTTTAG GGAGGTATTGGAACAGATATTCGCTTACTTTACTAAGCTAGGTGTGCTTATTGAGAGCATATTAAGCCAGTGTTTAGGTCTCCCTTCCAACTTCCTCAAGGAATTCAATCACGACAGGAGCTGGGATTTCATGGCAGGCTTGCATTATTTCCCTGCAACCGAAGCTGAAAACAACGGAATCACTGAGCACGAAGACGGGAATTGCATCACTTTTGTTTTCCAGGATGAAGCTGGAGGCTTAGAAGTTCGCAGAAATGGGAAATGGATTCCAGTCATTCCTACGAGGGGCTCATTAGTAGTCAACGTTGGCGATGTTATTCAG GTATTGAGCAACAATAATTTCAAGAGCGCAACGCACAGGGTGGTGAGACCGAAATCCAAAAGTCGATATTCATACGCCTTCTTTTATAACTTGCACGGAGACAAGTGGGTTGAGCCCCTGCAGCAGTTTACGAAAGACATCGGAGAGGCACCCAAGTATAGAGGTTTCCGGTACAAAGAGTACCAGGAGCTGAGAATGAGAAACAAGACCCATCCACCGTCAACGCCTGAAGACGTGATTCGCATAACCCATTATGCACTCAATACCTCTTAA
- the LOC7483436 gene encoding HVA22-like protein a gives MGSGTGSFFKVLLKNFDVLSGPVVSLVYPLYASIRAIETKSHVDDKQWLTYWILYSMITLFELTFAKVIEWIPIWPYARLILTCWLVIPYFSGAAYVYENFVRPFFANPQQTLNIWYVPRKKDVFSKPDDVLTAAEKYIEENGTSAFEKLITKGKSKRRSLFDDEDDRY, from the exons ATGGGATCTGGGACTGGAAGCTTCTTCAAGGTTCTTCTTAAGAACTTCGACGTTCTTTCTGG GCCTGTGGTTAGTCTTGTTTATCCTCT GTATGCATCAATTAGGGCAATTGAGACTAAATCTCACGTTGATGATAAGCAATGGCTTACTTACTGGATTCTTTACTCAATGATCACACTCTTCGAGCTTACCTTTGCCAAAGTCATTGAGTG GATACCAATCTGGCCATATGCGAGGCTCATTTTGACCTGCTGGTTGGTCATTCCATACTTCAGTGGTGCTGCATATGTTTATGAGAATTTTGTGAGACCTTTCTTTGCCAACCCACAGCAAACCCTTAATATATGGTATGTCCCAAGAAAGAAGGATGTCTTCAGCAAACCAGATGACGTTCTAACTGCTGCTGAGAAATACATCGAAGAGAATGGAACTTCTGCTTTTGAGAAGCTCATTACCAAG GGTAAATCCAAGAGGCGTAGCTTATTCGATGATGAGGATGACCGATACTGA
- the LOC7483438 gene encoding microtubule-associated protein RP/EB family member 1A, which translates to MASNIGMMDSAYFVGRNEILTWINNRLQLNLSRIEEAASGAVQCQMMDMTYPGVVPMHKVNFDAKTEYDMIQNYKVLQDVFNKLKIEKHIEVNRLVKGRPLDNLEFLQWLKRYCDSVNGGIMNENYNPVERRSKGGKDRNSKGSQKTTKSLQANNLHNSASSDTVDLNKMSGPKQGRGSAVAGGATYSEEIQALSKEVTNLKLSVDHLEKERDFYFAKLRDIEILCQIPEMEDLPMTVAIKKILYADDAKESALEEAQEYLSEAINTVETEVESEA; encoded by the exons TGTCGGAAGAAATGAGATATTAACATGGATCAACAACAGACTTCAGCTCAATCTCTCTCGTATTGAAgag GCTGCTTCTGGTGCGGTGCAGTGTCAGATGATGGACATGACTTATCCAGGAGTTGTGCCTATGCACAAG GTGAATTTTGATGCGAAGACAGAATATGATATGATCCAAAATTACAAGGTTCTGCAAGATGTATTCAACAAGTTGAAAATTGAGAAG CATATTGAAGTTAACAGGCTTGTTAAAGGAAGGCCATTGGACAACTTGGAATTCTTACAATGGCTGAAACGATACTGTGACTCTGTAAATGGTGGAATCATGAATGa gAACTATAATCCTGTGGAACGGAGAAGTAAGGGTGGGAAGGACCGTAACTCTAAGGGTTCTCAGAAGACCACGAAATCACTGCAAGCAAACAATTTGCATAACTCTGCCTCTAGTGACACAGTTGACCTGAATAAAATGTCCG GGCCAAAGCAAGGTAGGGGAAGTGCTGTGGCAGGTGGAGCAACTTATTCAGAGGAGATTCAAGCCTTGTCCAAGGAG GTTACAAATCTCAAGCTCTCAGTGGACCAtctggaaaaagaaagagatttttACTTTGCGAAGCTGCGAGATATAGAAATACTATGTCAGATTCCTGAAATGGAGGACCTACCG ATGACAGTTGCAATAAAAAAGATACTGTACGCTGATGATGCCAAGGAATCTGCACTTGAAGAAGCTCAGGAATATTTATCTGAAGCTATCAATACTGTTGAGACTGAAGTTGAAAGTGAGGCTTGA